A window of Parasynechococcus marenigrum WH 8102 contains these coding sequences:
- the ndhI gene encoding NAD(P)H-quinone oxidoreductase subunit I, with protein sequence MFGFLKQVGDYTRDAVDAARNLAQGFSVTFDHMKRRPVTVQYPYEKLIPSERYRGRIHYEFDKCIACEVCVRVCPINLPVVDWVMNKATKKKELRNYSIDFGVCIFCGNCVEYCPTNCLSMTEEYELAAFDRHSLNYDNVALGRLPTSVTTDPSVQPLRELAYLPAGEMDPHGVPNDRPRAGQLPSQVLETLAPPAKVGAKNEGQSTGTTQEGEA encoded by the coding sequence ATGTTCGGATTTCTCAAACAGGTCGGTGACTACACGCGGGATGCCGTGGATGCCGCCCGCAACCTGGCGCAAGGCTTTTCGGTCACCTTCGACCACATGAAGCGCCGTCCGGTGACGGTGCAGTACCCCTACGAAAAGCTGATTCCTTCCGAGCGGTACCGCGGCCGGATCCACTACGAATTCGACAAGTGCATCGCCTGTGAGGTGTGTGTTCGGGTCTGCCCGATCAACCTGCCGGTGGTCGATTGGGTGATGAACAAGGCGACGAAGAAGAAGGAGCTGCGCAATTACTCCATCGACTTCGGAGTCTGCATCTTCTGCGGTAACTGCGTGGAGTACTGCCCCACCAACTGCCTGTCGATGACGGAGGAGTACGAATTGGCAGCCTTTGATCGCCACAGCCTCAACTACGACAACGTTGCTTTGGGTCGCTTGCCAACGAGCGTGACCACCGACCCTTCGGTGCAGCCACTGCGTGAGCTCGCCTATCTCCCCGCCGGTGAGATGGACCCCCATGGCGTGCCGAACGATCGTCCCCGTGCGGGACAGCTTCCCTCACAGGTGCTTGAAACCCTGGCACCCCCTGCAAAGGTTGGTGCCAAGAATGAGGGACAATCCACCGGTACAACCCAGGAGGGCGAGGCATGA
- a CDS encoding NAD(+) kinase, which translates to MRLDRVWVIYRADSQPAQREARQCAKELKALGSEVTTAMSGARVNPFPGLLATQEQLPDLAVVLGGDGTVLGAARHLAVHDIPILSINVGGHLGFLTHDRRVLRGDEIWQRLLNDQYAMERRMMLQAMVDRRSAEERADAPTPLQQPDVEDDDEHHWALNDFYLRAYRDEISPTCTLELEIDGEVVDQIRGDGLILSTPTGSTGYALAAGGPILHPGIDAIVVAPICPMSLSSRTVVVPPRARLVIWPLGAGDHRIKLWKDGVGCTVLEPGECCVVQQARHHAQMVQLNQSPSYYRTVASKLHWAGSLTAAQPSHN; encoded by the coding sequence ATGCGTCTCGATCGGGTCTGGGTGATCTATCGGGCTGACAGCCAGCCTGCTCAACGTGAAGCCCGTCAGTGCGCCAAGGAGCTCAAGGCTCTTGGTAGTGAGGTGACCACTGCCATGTCTGGGGCCCGGGTCAACCCATTCCCAGGCCTGTTGGCGACGCAGGAGCAACTTCCTGATCTGGCGGTGGTGCTCGGGGGAGATGGCACTGTTCTGGGGGCTGCCCGCCACCTGGCCGTCCACGACATCCCCATTCTCAGCATCAATGTGGGGGGGCATCTCGGCTTCCTCACCCATGACCGCCGTGTGCTGCGGGGGGATGAGATCTGGCAGCGTCTTCTCAATGATCAGTACGCCATGGAGCGGCGGATGATGCTTCAGGCGATGGTGGATCGCCGCAGCGCTGAGGAGCGGGCGGACGCACCGACGCCGCTGCAGCAGCCTGATGTCGAGGACGATGACGAGCACCACTGGGCGCTCAATGACTTTTATCTGCGCGCTTACCGCGATGAGATTTCACCCACCTGCACCCTCGAATTGGAAATCGATGGGGAAGTGGTGGACCAGATCCGCGGCGATGGACTGATCCTTTCAACTCCCACCGGTTCCACGGGCTATGCCCTTGCAGCTGGGGGTCCGATTTTGCATCCGGGCATCGACGCCATTGTGGTGGCACCGATCTGCCCGATGAGCCTCTCCAGCCGCACGGTGGTGGTCCCGCCGCGGGCCCGACTGGTGATCTGGCCCTTAGGGGCCGGTGACCATCGGATCAAACTATGGAAGGACGGTGTTGGCTGCACGGTGCTGGAACCAGGCGAATGCTGCGTGGTGCAGCAAGCCCGCCACCATGCCCAGATGGTGCAACTGAACCAGAGCCCTTCCTATTACCGCACCGTGGCCTCCAAGCTGCACTGGGCCGGAAGCCTGACGGCAGCCCAGCCCTCCCACAACTGA
- a CDS encoding SixA phosphatase family protein — MPDSSLVELVLLRHGIAVERVEGRDASDRPLTPRGRRRTQAVMEALVAGGLRLDRLVTSPYDRSLETAQIALQAGLAPVLDSDERLCPGGPVAEVLNDHSGCVALVGHEPDLGLLACDLLGLPPGSLRIRKAGVVQLRFGPGGWTLEGLLRPKLLLGSLGI; from the coding sequence ATGCCCGACTCGAGCTTGGTTGAGCTGGTGCTGCTGCGCCACGGCATCGCCGTCGAACGGGTTGAGGGGCGAGATGCCTCCGATCGGCCGCTGACGCCGAGGGGACGCCGCCGCACCCAGGCGGTGATGGAGGCATTGGTGGCGGGTGGTCTGCGGCTGGATCGGTTGGTCACCAGTCCTTATGACCGGTCGCTGGAGACAGCACAGATCGCACTGCAGGCTGGCCTGGCCCCTGTGCTGGACAGTGACGAGCGGCTCTGCCCCGGCGGACCTGTCGCTGAGGTGCTCAACGACCACAGCGGTTGCGTTGCCCTGGTGGGCCATGAACCGGACCTTGGCTTGTTGGCCTGTGACCTGCTGGGGCTGCCGCCTGGATCCCTGCGGATCCGAAAGGCCGGAGTGGTGCAGCTTCGGTTCGGGCCTGGGGGCTGGACGCTCGAGGGCCTGCTGCGGCCGAAACTGCTGCTGGGCAGCCTGGGAATCTGA
- the pedR gene encoding photosynthetic electron transport-dependent transcriptional regulator PedR has product MSSSDPSDPLNISLSAREIEIIELVAEGLTNQEIADRLTISKRTVDNHVSNVFTKTGSKNRVALLNWAMDNGKICRDGFNCCALPDADGPE; this is encoded by the coding sequence ATGTCCAGCAGCGATCCAAGCGATCCCCTCAACATTTCTCTCTCAGCACGGGAGATTGAGATCATTGAATTGGTGGCGGAGGGCCTCACCAATCAAGAAATCGCTGACCGGCTCACCATCAGCAAACGCACGGTGGATAACCACGTCAGCAACGTGTTCACCAAAACGGGCTCAAAAAACCGTGTGGCACTGCTGAACTGGGCGATGGACAACGGCAAGATCTGCCGGGATGGCTTCAACTGCTGTGCCCTTCCAGATGCCGATGGCCCCGAATGA
- the nuoK gene encoding NADH-quinone oxidoreductase subunit NuoK gives MTELLSQLPSLQAYLLLAAMLFCIGVWGLINSRNAVRVLMSIELMLNAVNINLMAFSSYVDGDLIRGQVFAVFVITVAAAEAAVGLAILLSLYRNRVTVDMEQFNLLRW, from the coding sequence ATGACCGAGCTTCTTTCTCAACTTCCTTCGCTTCAGGCCTACCTGCTGCTGGCAGCGATGCTGTTCTGCATCGGCGTCTGGGGATTGATCAACAGCCGCAACGCTGTGCGGGTGCTGATGAGCATCGAGCTGATGCTCAATGCAGTGAACATCAACCTGATGGCATTTTCGTCCTATGTCGATGGTGACCTGATTCGCGGTCAGGTATTCGCTGTGTTCGTGATCACAGTGGCTGCTGCAGAAGCAGCCGTGGGTCTTGCCATCCTGCTGTCGCTCTATCGCAACAGGGTTACCGTCGATATGGAACAGTTCAACCTGCTCCGCTGGTAA
- a CDS encoding NADH-quinone oxidoreductase subunit J, producing the protein MSIATTTELICFLVLSAVVVTGALGVVLLSNIVYSAFLLGGVFMAVAGLYLLLNASFVAAAQVLVYVGAINVLILFAIMLVNKREDLKAIAGLNVRRAVSGGVCLGLLALLVRVVLTTPWSLPGPAAVGEEATARIGEHLFTDYLLPFEVASVLLLMAMIGAIVLARRDVLATDVVTGEVADQGLIEKSRTPLLVERPSS; encoded by the coding sequence ATGAGCATTGCCACAACCACCGAACTGATCTGTTTCCTGGTGTTGTCCGCGGTCGTGGTGACCGGTGCCCTGGGGGTCGTACTGCTCAGCAACATCGTCTATTCCGCCTTCCTTCTGGGAGGTGTCTTCATGGCCGTGGCCGGTCTCTACCTGCTGCTGAATGCCAGTTTTGTCGCCGCGGCCCAGGTCCTCGTGTACGTGGGGGCGATCAATGTGTTGATCCTGTTCGCGATCATGCTCGTGAACAAGCGCGAGGACCTCAAGGCCATCGCTGGATTGAACGTTCGACGGGCTGTTTCGGGCGGGGTTTGTCTGGGGCTGCTGGCGCTGCTGGTCCGCGTTGTGCTCACCACTCCCTGGTCCTTACCTGGCCCTGCTGCTGTGGGTGAAGAGGCAACCGCTCGCATCGGCGAGCACCTGTTCACCGACTACCTGTTGCCCTTTGAGGTGGCGTCCGTATTGCTGCTGATGGCGATGATCGGAGCCATCGTTCTGGCTCGCCGAGATGTGCTGGCGACGGATGTTGTGACCGGTGAGGTCGCTGATCAGGGCCTGATCGAAAAATCCCGCACCCCGCTGCTGGTTGAGCGGCCTTCCTCCTGA
- a CDS encoding citrate synthase, with the protein MAQKQSGDLRHARTGIELRPGLDGVPATQSAICDIDGEQGLLTYRGYPMQDLAANSSFLETAFLLIWGELPSRDQLAEFEHAVQMHRRVSFRVRDMMKCFPASGHPMDALQSSAASLGLFYSRRAIDDPQYVYDAVVRLIAKIPTMVAAFQLIRKGQDPIQPRDDLAYSANFLYMLTEREPDPLAARIFDRCLMLHAEHSLNASTFSARVTASTLTDPYAVVASAVGTLAGPLHGGANEDVLAMLEEVGTAENAGAYLDEAMAAKRKIMGFGHREYKVKDPRAVILQALVEEMFARFGHDELYDVAVAIEREAESRLGPKGIYPNVDFYSGLVYRKLGIPRDLFTPVFAIARVAGWLAHWREQLGANRIFRPSQIYSGSQLRAWMPIDERVTAPAA; encoded by the coding sequence GTGGCTCAGAAGCAGTCAGGGGACCTGCGCCATGCGCGGACAGGCATCGAACTTCGACCCGGTCTGGATGGTGTACCGGCCACCCAGTCCGCCATCTGTGACATCGATGGCGAGCAGGGGCTGTTGACCTACCGCGGCTATCCAATGCAGGACCTGGCGGCCAACAGCAGCTTCCTGGAGACAGCCTTTTTGCTGATCTGGGGGGAGCTACCCAGCCGCGATCAGCTGGCGGAGTTCGAGCACGCCGTACAGATGCACCGGCGGGTGAGCTTCCGGGTGCGAGACATGATGAAGTGTTTCCCCGCAAGTGGGCATCCGATGGATGCGCTGCAATCCAGCGCAGCATCCCTGGGGCTGTTCTATTCCCGTCGGGCCATCGACGATCCGCAGTACGTGTATGACGCGGTGGTGCGGCTGATCGCCAAGATCCCCACGATGGTTGCGGCCTTCCAGCTGATTCGGAAGGGCCAGGATCCGATTCAGCCCCGCGACGACCTGGCCTACTCCGCCAATTTCCTCTACATGCTCACCGAGCGTGAGCCGGATCCTCTGGCGGCACGCATCTTCGACCGTTGCCTGATGCTTCACGCCGAGCACAGCCTCAACGCCAGCACCTTCAGCGCCCGCGTCACCGCCAGCACACTCACCGATCCCTACGCCGTGGTGGCCTCGGCGGTGGGCACCCTTGCCGGACCTCTGCATGGGGGAGCTAATGAAGATGTGCTGGCGATGCTGGAAGAGGTGGGAACAGCCGAGAACGCCGGCGCCTATCTCGATGAAGCCATGGCCGCCAAGCGCAAGATCATGGGTTTCGGCCACCGTGAATACAAGGTGAAGGATCCCCGTGCGGTGATTCTTCAGGCCTTGGTGGAGGAGATGTTCGCCCGCTTTGGCCACGATGAGCTCTACGACGTAGCGGTGGCCATCGAGCGGGAGGCGGAGTCCCGCCTCGGGCCCAAAGGCATCTACCCCAACGTCGATTTCTATTCAGGCCTGGTGTACCGGAAGCTCGGCATCCCGAGGGATTTGTTCACGCCGGTGTTCGCCATCGCACGCGTGGCTGGCTGGCTGGCCCATTGGCGGGAGCAGCTCGGGGCCAATCGCATTTTCCGGCCCTCTCAGATTTATTCGGGCTCCCAGCTACGCGCGTGGATGCCCATAGATGAGCGTGTCACCGCTCCGGCCGCTTAA
- a CDS encoding methylenetetrahydrofolate reductase, whose amino-acid sequence MTTALQRAIESGQQAMTAEVMPPRGGDPSHTLAMADHLKGRVHAVNVTDGSRAVMRMSSLAVCRLLLDRGLEPVLQLACRDRNRLALQADLLGAHALGIHNLLCLTGDPVRAGDQADARPVNEFESVKLLRQVTAFNQGKDPVKADLPDGATQLFAGCAADPQSRSWSGLQRRLHRKHEAGARFVQTQMVMDPSALERFQVELAEPLNLPVLAGVFLLKSAKNARFINRVVPGACIPEDLILRLESADNPAMEGVAIAAEQVKRYLGIVQGVHLMAIKAEERIPLVLDQAGVNQLAA is encoded by the coding sequence TTGACGACGGCGCTCCAACGCGCGATTGAGTCCGGTCAGCAGGCGATGACGGCGGAGGTGATGCCCCCCCGGGGAGGAGATCCCTCCCACACGCTGGCCATGGCGGACCATCTCAAGGGACGGGTGCATGCCGTCAATGTCACCGACGGCAGTCGTGCGGTGATGCGGATGAGCAGCCTGGCGGTCTGCCGTCTGCTGCTGGATCGAGGCCTGGAGCCTGTGTTGCAGTTGGCGTGTCGGGATCGCAACCGTCTGGCGCTGCAGGCGGATCTGCTGGGAGCCCATGCCCTAGGCATCCACAACCTGCTCTGTCTCACGGGTGATCCCGTGCGGGCGGGTGATCAGGCCGATGCCCGACCGGTGAATGAGTTCGAATCGGTGAAGCTGCTGCGTCAGGTGACGGCCTTCAATCAAGGGAAGGATCCCGTGAAGGCTGATTTGCCGGATGGTGCGACGCAACTGTTCGCCGGCTGTGCCGCTGATCCCCAATCGCGCAGCTGGAGTGGGCTGCAACGGCGCTTGCATCGCAAACACGAAGCCGGTGCTCGCTTTGTGCAGACCCAGATGGTGATGGACCCTTCAGCACTGGAGCGGTTTCAGGTTGAGTTGGCGGAACCGCTGAACCTGCCGGTTTTGGCGGGTGTATTTCTGCTCAAGTCGGCTAAGAATGCCCGCTTCATCAACCGTGTGGTGCCGGGTGCCTGCATCCCTGAAGACCTGATTCTGCGGTTGGAATCAGCAGATAATCCCGCCATGGAGGGGGTGGCAATCGCGGCGGAGCAGGTGAAGCGTTACCTCGGAATTGTCCAGGGGGTTCACCTGATGGCGATCAAAGCTGAGGAACGGATCCCCTTGGTGCTTGATCAAGCTGGAGTTAATCAGCTGGCTGCCTGA
- a CDS encoding CYTH domain-containing protein: MAVEIERRFLLNGEDWRSLAGEPQPLRQGYLAASAEGITVRIRLRGAEAAWLTLKAAADAIGLVRHEFEYAIPVADAESLWTLAPHRLEKTRYQLSLAGGDWVVDHFAGRNGPLLLAEVELPAAQTPLEIPSWCGQEITGDGRWSNAALARRPLQDWPLTERQAFGYA; the protein is encoded by the coding sequence ATGGCCGTCGAAATCGAACGACGCTTCTTGTTGAACGGTGAGGACTGGCGATCTCTGGCGGGAGAACCCCAGCCACTGCGCCAGGGCTACCTGGCCGCCAGCGCCGAAGGCATCACGGTGCGGATTCGTCTGCGTGGGGCTGAAGCCGCCTGGCTCACTCTCAAGGCAGCCGCCGATGCCATTGGGCTGGTGCGCCATGAGTTCGAATACGCCATTCCGGTTGCGGATGCCGAGTCGCTGTGGACCCTGGCCCCCCATCGTCTGGAGAAGACCCGCTACCAACTCTCCTTGGCTGGCGGGGACTGGGTCGTTGACCACTTCGCCGGACGCAATGGTCCCTTGCTGCTGGCGGAGGTGGAGCTGCCAGCCGCGCAAACACCCCTGGAGATTCCGTCGTGGTGCGGGCAGGAAATCACCGGCGATGGGCGCTGGTCCAATGCAGCATTGGCCAGGCGGCCGCTGCAGGATTGGCCTCTGACAGAACGGCAGGCCTTCGGTTACGCCTGA
- the nuoH gene encoding NADH-quinone oxidoreductase subunit NuoH: protein MSPGLDLELSFSQALQGFGLSEQAARLLWLPLPMLLVLVAAVVGVLVSVWLERKISAAVQQRIGPEYAGALGVLQPLADGLKLLVKEDIIPARADSLLFTLGPVLVVIPVIISWLIIPFGQNLLISNVGVGIFLWIAFSSIQPIGLLMSGYASNNKYSLLGGLRAAAQSISYEIPLALAVLAIVMMSNSLSTVDIVGQQTGAGILSWNIWRQPVGFLIFWICALAECERLPFDLPEAEEELVAGYQTEYAGMKFALFYLAGYINLVLSAVLVSVLYLGGWGFPIPVEWLAGWLNQPIDAPVIQVITGSVGIVMTVLKAYLLVFVAILLRWTTPRVRIDQLLDLGWKFLLPLSLVNLLVTAALKLAFPVAFGG, encoded by the coding sequence GTGAGTCCGGGACTGGACCTTGAACTGAGTTTCAGCCAGGCGCTTCAGGGATTTGGCCTGTCGGAGCAGGCCGCAAGGCTGCTCTGGCTGCCTCTCCCGATGCTGCTGGTGCTGGTGGCTGCAGTCGTTGGCGTGCTGGTGTCGGTTTGGCTCGAGCGCAAGATTTCTGCGGCGGTGCAACAGCGGATCGGACCCGAATACGCCGGTGCCCTTGGTGTGCTTCAGCCCCTCGCCGATGGCCTCAAACTGCTGGTGAAGGAGGACATCATTCCGGCTCGAGCCGACAGCCTCCTGTTCACCCTCGGCCCTGTGTTGGTGGTGATCCCTGTGATCATCTCCTGGCTGATCATCCCCTTCGGTCAGAACCTGCTGATCAGCAACGTCGGGGTCGGCATTTTTCTGTGGATCGCGTTCAGCAGCATTCAGCCGATTGGCCTGTTGATGAGTGGTTATGCCTCCAACAACAAGTACTCGTTGCTCGGTGGTCTTCGGGCTGCGGCTCAGTCGATCAGCTACGAAATCCCCCTGGCGCTTGCTGTGCTGGCCATCGTGATGATGAGCAATTCGCTCAGCACGGTTGACATCGTCGGTCAGCAAACTGGCGCCGGCATCCTGAGTTGGAACATCTGGCGCCAACCCGTGGGCTTCCTGATCTTCTGGATCTGTGCCCTGGCCGAGTGCGAACGCCTTCCCTTCGATCTTCCTGAAGCTGAAGAGGAGCTAGTGGCTGGCTACCAGACCGAGTACGCCGGCATGAAATTCGCCCTCTTCTACCTGGCTGGTTACATCAACCTGGTGCTCTCGGCTGTTCTGGTTTCCGTTCTCTATCTCGGGGGCTGGGGTTTTCCGATCCCCGTGGAATGGCTGGCGGGCTGGTTGAACCAGCCGATCGATGCACCGGTGATTCAGGTGATCACGGGATCCGTTGGCATCGTGATGACAGTGCTGAAGGCCTACTTGCTGGTGTTTGTGGCCATCCTGCTGCGCTGGACCACCCCCCGGGTTCGTATCGACCAGCTGTTGGATCTGGGCTGGAAATTCCTGCTTCCTTTGTCTCTGGTCAATCTCCTGGTGACCGCCGCTCTGAAACTGGCGTTCCCCGTGGCTTTCGGCGGTTGA